In Stenotrophomonas sp. 610A2, one DNA window encodes the following:
- a CDS encoding glycosyltransferase, with product MKLALLAPLPPLQNGIADYAQAWMEALRGAGVDVRVPPQHADGAWDTNDAAFWQDVDIVHAQLGGGRSPEFLALEQLLARWPRLATSATVHDPERLVWRSPDPAQGLARRVATWPRPLPQLLALAQDRRTLARERSLAAGLDAMVALTRTGGSCLVERMQVAPGKVHFIAHGNPVFAAAALPEGEVVKLLYFGFIYPGKGIEDLFDALAAVFSQRPQARLAVTMAGGSAPELAFGSRGNYLSQLRGRAAELGIAERIEWQLDLPASGILDCVQAHHAMVLPYRDSKKLALLGRMRGTSGALSWANASGRGVIASDARAFAEEVSYGNGVVFAQGQSQALAERIVSLLDEPSLASSWAAAASALGAQRQWATIASEFAALFRSVVERKR from the coding sequence GTGAAGCTAGCGTTGCTCGCGCCGCTGCCGCCGTTGCAGAACGGCATTGCCGACTACGCGCAGGCGTGGATGGAGGCGCTGCGCGGCGCAGGCGTCGATGTGCGGGTACCGCCGCAGCATGCAGACGGTGCTTGGGACACAAACGACGCGGCGTTCTGGCAGGACGTGGATATCGTCCATGCGCAGCTGGGCGGTGGACGCAGCCCCGAGTTCCTTGCGCTGGAACAGTTGCTGGCGCGCTGGCCACGATTGGCGACCAGCGCGACCGTGCACGATCCGGAGCGGCTGGTTTGGCGCTCGCCGGATCCTGCCCAGGGACTGGCCCGCCGCGTAGCGACCTGGCCGCGCCCCTTGCCGCAGCTGCTGGCGCTGGCACAGGACCGACGCACGTTGGCGCGCGAGCGCAGCTTGGCTGCCGGTCTGGATGCAATGGTGGCGTTGACCCGTACCGGTGGCAGCTGTCTGGTCGAGCGCATGCAGGTTGCGCCAGGCAAGGTGCATTTCATCGCGCACGGCAACCCGGTGTTTGCCGCCGCCGCATTGCCGGAAGGCGAGGTCGTGAAGCTGCTGTATTTCGGTTTCATCTATCCGGGCAAGGGAATCGAGGATCTGTTCGATGCCTTGGCTGCGGTTTTCAGCCAACGGCCACAGGCGCGCCTGGCAGTGACGATGGCCGGAGGATCGGCGCCTGAGCTGGCGTTTGGCAGCCGCGGCAACTACCTGTCGCAGCTGCGAGGACGCGCTGCCGAATTGGGCATCGCGGAGCGGATCGAGTGGCAGCTCGACCTGCCCGCCAGCGGCATCCTGGACTGCGTGCAGGCCCATCACGCGATGGTGTTGCCGTATCGCGATTCAAAGAAGCTGGCCTTGCTCGGCCGCATGCGCGGCACCAGCGGCGCGCTGTCGTGGGCCAACGCCAGCGGGCGCGGGGTGATTGCCTCGGATGCGCGTGCGTTTGCCGAAGAGGTTTCCTATGGCAATGGCGTGGTCTTTGCCCAAGGGCAGAGCCAGGCCTTGGCCGAACGCATTGTCAGCCTGCTGGATGAGCCGTCCCTGGCGAGCAGCTGGGCGGCAGCGGCGTCCGCGCTGGGCGCGCAACGCCAGTGGGCGACAATTGCCAGCGAATTTGCGGCACTGTTCAGATCGGTTGTGGAGCGTAAGCGATGA
- a CDS encoding beta-galactosidase, with translation MKGPGMFKARLLRVLASAVLVGSLLWGVTACAKGERAALELVPPRPLVWADYLGVNAHFLWFEPSQYRKQMDQLQALGLQWVRVDLHWDTIEPREGQFRWDVLDPLMAEMERRGLKAEVYLVGSAPHATSAPAGSPNPDQYPPKDPKLYARALVQLAQRYPKVVAWQVWNEPNLPAFWRPREDPAAYGQLLLTSVEAMRREAPGRKIVLGGMGYFSQMPTRGGALMVEALAKGGLFSLDVITAYHPYSLYPEGDDAHAMDFVQRARQGNASLRAAGARDIWADEWGWSSYAGPKEEQPIIGAQGQADFVTRRLALMSALDYDKIFLFALSDLDQRAGARDRRYGLLDEAAAAKPVYSAVQRLLQITGPRLVPGKAPVFTGNTPGMISIGWQRPDGRRLWLFWGAQPGQVQVNGLKQAVLHDVLSGAHKEIGSGDAVNVPVSTSLSVLEW, from the coding sequence ATGAAAGGACCAGGCATGTTCAAGGCGCGGCTGCTGCGGGTACTTGCGTCAGCAGTGCTGGTCGGTTCGCTGCTATGGGGTGTCACTGCCTGTGCCAAGGGCGAACGCGCGGCCCTGGAACTGGTGCCGCCGCGGCCGCTGGTGTGGGCCGACTATCTTGGTGTGAACGCACACTTCCTGTGGTTTGAGCCCAGCCAGTACCGCAAGCAGATGGACCAGCTGCAGGCCTTGGGCCTGCAGTGGGTGCGGGTGGATCTGCATTGGGACACCATCGAGCCGCGCGAAGGCCAGTTCCGCTGGGACGTGCTGGACCCCCTGATGGCGGAAATGGAACGCCGCGGTTTGAAGGCCGAGGTGTATCTGGTCGGGTCGGCGCCGCATGCCACCTCCGCGCCAGCCGGCAGTCCGAACCCGGACCAATACCCGCCGAAGGATCCCAAGCTCTACGCGCGCGCCTTGGTGCAGCTGGCGCAGCGCTATCCCAAGGTCGTCGCCTGGCAGGTGTGGAACGAGCCCAACCTGCCGGCGTTCTGGCGCCCGCGCGAAGATCCCGCCGCCTACGGCCAGCTGCTGCTGACCAGCGTGGAGGCGATGCGCCGCGAGGCGCCAGGTCGCAAGATCGTGTTGGGTGGCATGGGCTACTTCAGCCAGATGCCGACCCGCGGCGGCGCGCTGATGGTTGAAGCACTGGCCAAGGGCGGTTTGTTCTCGCTGGATGTGATTACCGCCTATCACCCGTATTCCCTGTATCCGGAAGGCGACGATGCACATGCGATGGACTTCGTGCAGCGTGCCCGCCAAGGCAATGCGTCGCTGCGCGCTGCCGGTGCGCGTGACATCTGGGCCGACGAATGGGGCTGGTCAAGCTATGCGGGCCCCAAGGAAGAGCAGCCCATCATCGGTGCGCAGGGGCAGGCCGACTTCGTGACGCGTCGTTTGGCGCTGATGAGTGCGCTGGATTACGACAAGATTTTCCTGTTCGCCCTGAGTGACCTGGACCAGCGCGCAGGTGCGCGAGATCGCCGATACGGGCTGCTGGATGAAGCCGCTGCAGCCAAGCCGGTGTACAGCGCGGTGCAGCGCCTGTTGCAGATCACCGGGCCGCGTCTGGTGCCTGGCAAGGCACCGGTGTTCACCGGTAACACGCCGGGCATGATCAGCATTGGTTGGCAGCGCCCGGACGGCCGTCGCCTTTGGTTGTTCTGGGGCGCGCAACCCGGGCAGGTACAGGTCAATGGCCTCAAGCAGGCGGTGCTGCACGATGTGCTGAGCGGCGCGCACAA